A window of the Nitrosopumilus ureiphilus genome harbors these coding sequences:
- a CDS encoding type II toxin-antitoxin system RelE family toxin — translation MWSEKSVKQLERTDKKTAQRIFNAVLDCADEPFKSVTRLTNSPFYRLRIGSYRVILDLQQSRMIIFVVETDHRGKIYKK, via the coding sequence ATGTGGTCTGAAAAGTCTGTAAAGCAGCTTGAAAGGACAGACAAGAAAACTGCCCAACGCATATTTAATGCAGTTTTGGATTGTGCCGATGAACCATTCAAAAGTGTAACAAGATTGACAAATTCACCATTTTACAGATTAAGAATAGGAAGTTACAGAGTCATTTTGGATTTACAGCAAAGCAGAATGATAATTTTTGTAGTAGAAACAGATCATAGAGGAAAAATTTACAAAAAATAA